Proteins from a genomic interval of Gadus morhua chromosome 21, gadMor3.0, whole genome shotgun sequence:
- the LOC115534582 gene encoding gap junction Cx32.2 protein-like has protein sequence MGDWSSLSELLDKVQAHSTVVGKIWMSVLLVFRILVLGVAADEVWGDEQSHFFCNNEEPGCTLACYNWMFPVSYIRYWVLQILLVSTPTLVYLGHAVHVIHRERRLRERLQGHDKGAADALRKPKYTDDRGKIVIKGILLRSYLAQLVVKILLEVGFVVGQFYLYDSPFMVPYFHCREDPCPPRIGVECFISRPTEKSIFVVFMLVVAGVSVFLNLLEILYLLCARKRQGQKKKRAALTNQEHYLSGKDLKLSGPVWPAQAPSHPHADLRPRPTPNPC, from the coding sequence ATGGGGGACTGGTCCAGCCTCTCAGAGCTCCTGGACAAGGTCCAGGCCCACTCAACGGTGGTGGGGAAGATCTGGATGAGTGTCCTCCTGGTGTTCCGGATCCTGGTGCTGGGCGTGGCGGCCGACGAGGTGTGGGGGGACGAGCAGTCACACTTCTTCTGCAACAACGAGGAGCCAGGCTGCACCCTTGCCTGCTACAACTGGATGTTCCCCGTCTCCTACATCCGCTACTGGGTGCTGCAGATCCTGCTGGTGTCCACCCCCACCCTGGTGTACCTGGGCCACGCCGTGCACGTCATCCACCGGGAAAGGAGGCTGCGGGAGCGGCTCCAAGGCCACGACAAAGGGGCCGCGGACGCCTTAAGGAAACCCAAATACACAGACGACCGAGGCAAGATTGTGATCAAAGGCATCCTCTTGCGCAGCTACCTAGCCCAGCTGGTGGTGAAGATTCTGCTGGAGGTGGGCTTTGTGGTGGGCCAGTTCTACCTCTACGACTCCCCCTTCATGGTGCCCTACTTCCACTGCCGGGAGGATCCCTGCCCGCCCAGAATCGGGGTAGAGTGCTTCATCTCGCGGCCCACCGAGAAGTCCATCTTCGTGGTGTTCATGCTGGTGGTGGCAGGCGTGTCCGTCTTCCTCAACCTGCTGGAGATCCTGTACCTGCTCTGTGCCAGGAAGAGACAaggacagaagaagaagagagcagCCCTGACCAACCAAGAACATTACCTGTCGGGAAAAGATCTGAAGCTGAGCGGTCCTGTTTGGCCAGCTCAAGCCCCATCCCACCCCCATGCTGACCTGAGGCCCCGCCCTACCCCGAACCCATGCTGA